The following proteins are encoded in a genomic region of Stegostoma tigrinum isolate sSteTig4 chromosome 2, sSteTig4.hap1, whole genome shotgun sequence:
- the LOC125461361 gene encoding heterogeneous nuclear ribonucleoproteins A2/B1-like isoform X3: MENRDKEQYRKLFIGGLSFNTTEENLRGHFEQWGKLTDCVVMRDPQTKRSRGFGFVTFSTPEEVDDAMAARPHKIDGRVVEPKRAVAREESGKPGAHLTVKKLFVGGIKDDTDEHHLRAYFKNYGKIESIEVITDRQSGKKRGFAFVSFDDHDPVDKVVLQKYHYVNGHNAEVRKALSRQEIMEAQSSRSGRGGGGFRGDSRGGGNFSMGRGGNFGGGPNGFGGGRGFGDGPGFNGYGGGGGNFGPGFGGGPGFGGGPGFSGGFGNHGGGYDGGGNYGGNYGGGFGGRNRY, translated from the exons ATGGAG AATAGGGATAAGGAGCAGTATCGCAAGCTGTTCATAGGTGGTCTTAGCTTTAATACAACTGAAGAAAATTTGAGAGGCCACTTTGAGCAATGGGGAAAGCTTACAGATTGTGTG GTCATGAGGGACCCTCAGACCAAGCGATCAAGAGGGTTTGGATTTGTGACATTTTCTACACCTGAAGAAGTTGATGATGCAATGGCTGCTAGGCCTCATAAAATTGATGGTCGTGTTGTGGAGCCTAAACGAGCAGTTGCAAGAGAA GAATCTGGGAAACCGGGTGCACATTTGACTGTGAAGAAGTTGTTTGTTGGTGGTATAAAAGATGACACTGATGAACATCACCTCAGAGCATACTTCAAGAACTATGGAAAAATTGAAAGCATTGAAGTAATAACAGACCGTCAAAGTGGAAAAAAGAGAGGCTTTGCATTTGTGTCTTTTGATGACCATGATCCAGTGGACAAAGTAGTCC TTCAAAAGTATCATTACGTTAATGGACATAACGCCGAAGTAAGAAAAGCTTTGTCCCGCCAAGAAATAATGGAGGCACAAAGTAGCAGGTCAGGACGAGGAG GTGGTGGCTTCAGAGGTGACTCCCGTGGAGGTGGCAATTTTTCTATGGGACGTGGAGGCAACTTTGGAGGTGGCCCAA ATGGATTCGGTGGTGGCCGTGGTTTTGGTGATGGCCCTGGTTTCAATGGCTATGGTGGAGGTG GTGGTAACTTTGGCCCTGGATTTGGTGGCGGTCCTGGATTTGGTGGCGGTCCCGGATTTAGTGGAGGATTTGGCAACCATGGTGGTGGCTATGACGGAGGTGGAAATTATGGTG ggaactatggtggtggatttggTGGACGTAACAGATATTAA
- the LOC125461361 gene encoding heterogeneous nuclear ribonucleoproteins A2/B1-like isoform X2: MENRDKEQYRKLFIGGLSFNTTEENLRGHFEQWGKLTDCVVMRDPQTKRSRGFGFVTFSTPEEVDDAMAARPHKIDGRVVEPKRAVAREESGKPGAHLTVKKLFVGGIKDDTDEHHLRAYFKNYGKIESIEVITDRQSGKKRGFAFVSFDDHDPVDKVVLQKYHYVNGHNAEVRKALSRQEIMEAQSSRSGRGGGGFRGDSRGGGNFSMGRGGNFGGGPNGFGGGRGFGDGPGFNGYGGGGNFGPGFGGGPGFGGGPGFSGGFGNHGGGYDGGGNYGGNFGGGGNYNDFGNYHHQNSNFGPMKGGNYGGRNMGGPYGGNYGGGFGGRNRY; encoded by the exons ATGGAG AATAGGGATAAGGAGCAGTATCGCAAGCTGTTCATAGGTGGTCTTAGCTTTAATACAACTGAAGAAAATTTGAGAGGCCACTTTGAGCAATGGGGAAAGCTTACAGATTGTGTG GTCATGAGGGACCCTCAGACCAAGCGATCAAGAGGGTTTGGATTTGTGACATTTTCTACACCTGAAGAAGTTGATGATGCAATGGCTGCTAGGCCTCATAAAATTGATGGTCGTGTTGTGGAGCCTAAACGAGCAGTTGCAAGAGAA GAATCTGGGAAACCGGGTGCACATTTGACTGTGAAGAAGTTGTTTGTTGGTGGTATAAAAGATGACACTGATGAACATCACCTCAGAGCATACTTCAAGAACTATGGAAAAATTGAAAGCATTGAAGTAATAACAGACCGTCAAAGTGGAAAAAAGAGAGGCTTTGCATTTGTGTCTTTTGATGACCATGATCCAGTGGACAAAGTAGTCC TTCAAAAGTATCATTACGTTAATGGACATAACGCCGAAGTAAGAAAAGCTTTGTCCCGCCAAGAAATAATGGAGGCACAAAGTAGCAGGTCAGGACGAGGAG GTGGTGGCTTCAGAGGTGACTCCCGTGGAGGTGGCAATTTTTCTATGGGACGTGGAGGCAACTTTGGAGGTGGCCCAA ATGGATTCGGTGGTGGCCGTGGTTTTGGTGATGGCCCTGGTTTCAATGGCTATGGTGGAG GTGGTAACTTTGGCCCTGGATTTGGTGGCGGTCCTGGATTTGGTGGCGGTCCCGGATTTAGTGGAGGATTTGGCAACCATGGTGGTGGCTATGACGGAGGTGGAAATTATGGTG gaaattttggaggaggtgggAACTACAATGATTTTGGGAACTACCATCATCAGAACTCTAATTTTGGACCAATGAAAGGTGGAAACTATGGAGGAAGAAATATGGGTGGACCATATGGAG ggaactatggtggtggatttggTGGACGTAACAGATATTAA
- the LOC125461361 gene encoding heterogeneous nuclear ribonucleoproteins A2/B1-like isoform X1 — protein sequence MENRDKEQYRKLFIGGLSFNTTEENLRGHFEQWGKLTDCVVMRDPQTKRSRGFGFVTFSTPEEVDDAMAARPHKIDGRVVEPKRAVAREESGKPGAHLTVKKLFVGGIKDDTDEHHLRAYFKNYGKIESIEVITDRQSGKKRGFAFVSFDDHDPVDKVVLQKYHYVNGHNAEVRKALSRQEIMEAQSSRSGRGGGGFRGDSRGGGNFSMGRGGNFGGGPNGFGGGRGFGDGPGFNGYGGGGGNFGPGFGGGPGFGGGPGFSGGFGNHGGGYDGGGNYGGNFGGGGNYNDFGNYHHQNSNFGPMKGGNYGGRNMGGPYGGNYGGGFGGRNRY from the exons ATGGAG AATAGGGATAAGGAGCAGTATCGCAAGCTGTTCATAGGTGGTCTTAGCTTTAATACAACTGAAGAAAATTTGAGAGGCCACTTTGAGCAATGGGGAAAGCTTACAGATTGTGTG GTCATGAGGGACCCTCAGACCAAGCGATCAAGAGGGTTTGGATTTGTGACATTTTCTACACCTGAAGAAGTTGATGATGCAATGGCTGCTAGGCCTCATAAAATTGATGGTCGTGTTGTGGAGCCTAAACGAGCAGTTGCAAGAGAA GAATCTGGGAAACCGGGTGCACATTTGACTGTGAAGAAGTTGTTTGTTGGTGGTATAAAAGATGACACTGATGAACATCACCTCAGAGCATACTTCAAGAACTATGGAAAAATTGAAAGCATTGAAGTAATAACAGACCGTCAAAGTGGAAAAAAGAGAGGCTTTGCATTTGTGTCTTTTGATGACCATGATCCAGTGGACAAAGTAGTCC TTCAAAAGTATCATTACGTTAATGGACATAACGCCGAAGTAAGAAAAGCTTTGTCCCGCCAAGAAATAATGGAGGCACAAAGTAGCAGGTCAGGACGAGGAG GTGGTGGCTTCAGAGGTGACTCCCGTGGAGGTGGCAATTTTTCTATGGGACGTGGAGGCAACTTTGGAGGTGGCCCAA ATGGATTCGGTGGTGGCCGTGGTTTTGGTGATGGCCCTGGTTTCAATGGCTATGGTGGAGGTG GTGGTAACTTTGGCCCTGGATTTGGTGGCGGTCCTGGATTTGGTGGCGGTCCCGGATTTAGTGGAGGATTTGGCAACCATGGTGGTGGCTATGACGGAGGTGGAAATTATGGTG gaaattttggaggaggtgggAACTACAATGATTTTGGGAACTACCATCATCAGAACTCTAATTTTGGACCAATGAAAGGTGGAAACTATGGAGGAAGAAATATGGGTGGACCATATGGAG ggaactatggtggtggatttggTGGACGTAACAGATATTAA
- the LOC125461361 gene encoding heterogeneous nuclear ribonucleoproteins A2/B1-like isoform X4 — translation MRDPQTKRSRGFGFVTFSTPEEVDDAMAARPHKIDGRVVEPKRAVAREESGKPGAHLTVKKLFVGGIKDDTDEHHLRAYFKNYGKIESIEVITDRQSGKKRGFAFVSFDDHDPVDKVVLQKYHYVNGHNAEVRKALSRQEIMEAQSSRSGRGGGGFRGDSRGGGNFSMGRGGNFGGGPNGFGGGRGFGDGPGFNGYGGGGGNFGPGFGGGPGFGGGPGFSGGFGNHGGGYDGGGNYGGNFGGGGNYNDFGNYHHQNSNFGPMKGGNYGGRNMGGPYGGNYGGGFGGRNRY, via the exons ATGAGGGACCCTCAGACCAAGCGATCAAGAGGGTTTGGATTTGTGACATTTTCTACACCTGAAGAAGTTGATGATGCAATGGCTGCTAGGCCTCATAAAATTGATGGTCGTGTTGTGGAGCCTAAACGAGCAGTTGCAAGAGAA GAATCTGGGAAACCGGGTGCACATTTGACTGTGAAGAAGTTGTTTGTTGGTGGTATAAAAGATGACACTGATGAACATCACCTCAGAGCATACTTCAAGAACTATGGAAAAATTGAAAGCATTGAAGTAATAACAGACCGTCAAAGTGGAAAAAAGAGAGGCTTTGCATTTGTGTCTTTTGATGACCATGATCCAGTGGACAAAGTAGTCC TTCAAAAGTATCATTACGTTAATGGACATAACGCCGAAGTAAGAAAAGCTTTGTCCCGCCAAGAAATAATGGAGGCACAAAGTAGCAGGTCAGGACGAGGAG GTGGTGGCTTCAGAGGTGACTCCCGTGGAGGTGGCAATTTTTCTATGGGACGTGGAGGCAACTTTGGAGGTGGCCCAA ATGGATTCGGTGGTGGCCGTGGTTTTGGTGATGGCCCTGGTTTCAATGGCTATGGTGGAGGTG GTGGTAACTTTGGCCCTGGATTTGGTGGCGGTCCTGGATTTGGTGGCGGTCCCGGATTTAGTGGAGGATTTGGCAACCATGGTGGTGGCTATGACGGAGGTGGAAATTATGGTG gaaattttggaggaggtgggAACTACAATGATTTTGGGAACTACCATCATCAGAACTCTAATTTTGGACCAATGAAAGGTGGAAACTATGGAGGAAGAAATATGGGTGGACCATATGGAG ggaactatggtggtggatttggTGGACGTAACAGATATTAA